The following coding sequences lie in one Arachis hypogaea cultivar Tifrunner chromosome 9, arahy.Tifrunner.gnm2.J5K5, whole genome shotgun sequence genomic window:
- the LOC140175065 gene encoding uncharacterized protein, translating into MRVEKGSPYLFKDFVLHIQRWVPKTDRVTQEINKYLVWIQFWWFPKYYKTTKVGRKLGNKIGIVLDVGLFNVKGRETRIVKAKVDMNAGKRVKDCLKVAKPDKTMIKIILRYEKAGTICTYCARIGHEHGNCPVLLEKNNNKKQAQDMVDEWIKAT; encoded by the coding sequence ATGAGAGTGGAAAAAGGCTCTCCATATCTATTCAAAGATTTTGTGCTACATATACAAAGATGGGTGCCTAAAACAGATAGAGTCACGCAAGAAATTAACAAATACCTTGTGTGGATCCAATTCTGGTGGTTCCCGAAATATTACAAGACAACAAAGGTTGGGAGGAAACTAGGAAACAAAATTGGAATAGTTTTAGATGTGGGTCTGTTTAATGTCAAAGGCAGAGAAACGAGAATTGTGAAAGCTAAAGTTGATATGAATGCTGGGAAGAGGGTGAAAGACTGCTTGAAAGTTGCCAAGCCTGACAAAACTATGATTAAGATTATTCTTCGATATGAAAAAGCTGGAACAATTTGCACATATTGTGCAAGAATTGGGCATGAACATGGGAATTGTCCTGTGCtattagagaaaaataataataagaagcagGCTCAAGACATGGTGGATGAGTGGATAAAAGCAACTTAA